TATAAGCATAACAACAGCTAGTTCTTAAAATGGATATAGGATTAAATAAGGAAGTAAATATGCAGAGTTTGTAAAGTAACATTTTACAGATGTTGATTTAATCATTCTGTAACACttcaaaacattttgaaatttgcTTATGGATTTGATCCAGCTGGAGAGGGTCATAGGACAACCCCAGAGCAGCTTCTTTGTCttggaataaatgaaaataaaggccCAGCCCCTCTTACCTGGTGCCATCGTGTCGCTACCATAATCTTTAACGTTAGAAGAGCACTAATTCCTCTCAGCTTTTTCTTCCTGCACCATTAACCACTTCTCTGCCAATGTTTTTCCtgcctgtgtgcatgcttagttgtgtctgactctttgtgaccccatgatctgcagccacgaggcttttctgtccactgaattttccaggcaagaatactggagtgggttgccatttcctcctccaggggatcttcccaacccagggatcaaacccatgtctcctgcattggcaggtggattctttaccactgaaccacctgggaagccctttcctgcCTAGTTGCATGTAAACCTGTCAGTTTTGTAAGAGGCAGCTTTGAGCAGTAGTTCAGTGCTCAGACTCCAGACCCAGACTGCCTAGATCTGAATGCTAGCCCTTCCAATTACTAGCGATATGACGGTGGACAAATTGTTTTACCTCCCTGAGCTTCAATTGTCCCCTCTATAAAATGGAGAGAGTAATAGTGTGTCTTCCACCTCAAGGGTAATGGAGAGATTTAAATAATGTTCTGCTTAGAACTATAAGTGATATACAAAGATTTGCTTCTGCAATTAGAATTATTATCACTATATGACCAGACAGTCACTTTGTGTATTTTCCCTAGATTCCTTTGGACTCAAAACTGGTTAGAAAGAGCTCTACATTTAGAGGGTTCCGGGCATGGAGACAGGTTTGAGGGTGAGGGTCCCTGGAAGGAATGACTAGTTggcattttttgttgttggttttgtcATCGATGTATCACAAGCACCtagaatggtgcctggcacatagtaggtcctaAGTAAATATTTATCATACTGTTGAATTTCtaacctctcttttcttttttttggcttcaaCAGACCCTTGTCTTAGAGCAAGGGAAGCAGCTGCCATTCTGAAGAACTCAGTGCCTGGGGGAGGACCAGTAGTTGTTTTCTGAGGAACTGTGGAATGTGCCCTTGGGGACACAAGAGAGCAGAAGGAAGATGCTTCAGACCAGTAACTATAGCCTGGTGCTCTCCCTGCAGTTCCTGCTGCTGTCCTATGACCTCTTTGTCAATTCCTTCTCTGAGCTTCTCCGAGCAGCTCCAGTCATACAGCTGGTGCTCTTCATGTGAGTGGGACTGCGCAGCTCAACCCAGTCATTTCAGAAAAGCATGATTTAGCATTTTAAAGTTATTAATAGAGAAATATCAGGGAAAATAAAATTGCAGTTTGTCTTGGGTACTCCATGGTCCATAGACATGTCACAGGATACACTGTTTTGATACTTCTGCTTTGATATACTTCTAACAAGGGTTTGGGACACGGGAAGCAGTGCACATAGAAAAAGAGGGTCAGATTGTTGACACTGTCATTATCTGCATCTGTGAGTAGAAAGTGTCTTACAGTGCCATGAAACAGGGTTGCAAAATGTCAGATAAAGGGGTTATCAGGacttcctggcggtccaggggttaggacttggcGCCTTCACTGCCCTGGCCCTgagtaaaaataatcttttttggcGGGGGGGCTGTTCTGGGTTTTCGTTGCagcacaggctctctagttgccctgtggcatgtgggatcttagttccctgaccaggattaaacctgcatcccctgcattggaaggcagattcataaccactgaaccaccaggaagtttCCAGAATAATCATATTGATAACATATATGCACCCCAGAGGGTGAAGGCTATTGTCATTTttcgtccacagtgatttttagtCTCCATGAGTCAAGTTCTAAACAGAAAACCACAATTTTAGACCCTGTCTTCACTCAGCAAATGTTCATCAGCCTACCAGACAGTGCTATAGTTGTAGTGGTGGACCTGACAGGTTCTGTTTGATGGAATTTCCATTCTAGTGGAGAgagacaaatattttaataacttcaaATAGTAATAAATGTTATACAGTAGATATAAAGTATGTGGAATGGGGAGAAGAAAGTAGCGGCGTGAAAGAAAAGTTTCTGAAGAGGGGACATTTGAACCAACACTTGAATGGCACTAGGCACCAGGTTATTTGACAGGGCTGGCATTTTATGGATACAAGGAGGAAACTAGCTGCTTCTCACAGGTGTCTCAGAGGCTTGTTGAGTTGGGAGTGTCAGCAGGAAAGCCTTGTCCATAGACTGCCACTCAACTGATGGGACCAACAGGTAGCAGgtagttttaatttcatgtcatTTGGGGTCTAAAACCCACACTACCTCTGCGGAGCGGGGTTCAGAGGCAAGGAAAGACCTCATGGTGTCCCTTAGGATTCAGGGCTGACTCGTGGATGCTCCGCAGGCCTCCATTTGGCTGTCCTTTTGTTTTCCATGTTTGCAGCATCCAGGATATCGCAGTCCTCTTCAACATCATCATCATTTTCCTCATGTTCTTCAACACCTTCGTCTTCCAGGCTGGCCTGGTCAACCTCCTCTTCCATAAGTTCAAAGGGACCATCATCCTGACAGCTGTGTACTTCGCCCTGAGCATCTCTCTTCATGTCTGGGTCATGGTAAGAGGGAGGCTCTGAGTCCTTAAAAGACTTGGAATGTCTTATCTGTGGGAACCCAGCAGCTCTGGATGTTTATCTCACAGATTCCTTTATaagaaacaggtgaaatgaaTGTGGTCCAGCCTGGAGCTCAACACATGAGAATTTCATAAGGTACTTTTTCTCAACCTTATGTGTTGAAGAACACCCTTATCCAGGAGTTGAGGGGCACTTGTGGAACGTTTGATTCTTTTTGCCCCAGAAGACCTGCAGGTTAAAACAGGAAATTGAATCTGTTCCATCATTAGCTGTTTGGGCAGGTGCGTGTTGATACAAGGTATTCTTAGGCATCAGTGTCCCATGGGAAAGAGCCAGGCGGGAGTGCCACGAGCCCTCTGCTGTGTCCCCATCACTTACATTAGGAGAACGAGCCTCCGAGATGCCTCCCTCTGGTTCTAACATAGGCCTCGAAGCAGATCCAGTTTTCGtggtttcagatttctttttttcttttttttttttttttgctgtacctAGTGActtaatgggagaaggcaatggcaacccactccagcactcttgcctggaaaatcccacagtggaggagcctggtaggcagccatctatggggtcgcaaagagtcggacacgactgagcaacttcactttcacttttcactttcatgcattggagaaggaaatggcaacccactccagtgttcttgcctggagaatcccaggggcgggggagcctggtgggcagccatctatggggtcgcagagttggacacgactgaagcgacataacagcaacagcaacagtgacttatgggctcttagttccccgaccagtgatcaaacccattcTCCCTGCATTGGACgtgcggagtcctaaccactgggccaccagggaattccttcagGTTTCTTCTCCACAAATTCTCTGTGGGTATCTCATGTGTTTCTTGGTACTTATTTAATGGAACACGTTAAAACCTCAGGGTTCTCTAGGCATTTCTTTACTAAAGGCACCTTCTCAGACTAAACCTCCCATTAGCTTGCCCCTGTGATTCCACAGAGAGAACAAGAACTCACAGGGGAGAAGCAGCGCAGTGCCAAAGTCTCAAGGTGCTTTCCAGAGAGGATTGTCTCTGCTCAGGTTCCTAGAGCCAAAATAGTCCTGGCTTTGTACTGTGAAGCTGCTAATCTGATTAAACCCTGAGAGCACCAAGCCTTTATCTGACAGGAACCAAGCCtcagatttccaaggcaagacaGTGACCATGCTGAACTCCTGAGATAATGTGTATCATTTCTCATTGGCTAAGGCAATGGgatgaaaggaaataaatggCTTAGTTCAAACTTACTCCCTCAGGGTTAAAAGAATTACTTCCTCTGCAGCAAAACACAAGGGGACTTGCTGAAGCTTGTTTGAGAAACACTCCTTTGGCTTGTGGAGAGAAAGAAGGGGGTGAGATTAGCCTGATACTAAATCAAGCAGCATgtctgcagctcaccaggctggAGATGTCAGGGCCTCATCTGGCCATTCACTTTTCTCTGTCTACTCTTGTCTCCTTCAGAACTTACGCTGGAAAAACTCCAACCGCTTTGTCTGGACAGATGGACTTCAAACATTGTTTGTATTCCAGAGGCTAGGTAAGAACCACAGCAACCTCAGGCCTCACTTTGGCCCCGCCTGTGGCTGTGGCAGCGAGGGCCTTGATCCTGACTTCCTAGCCCATCACAACTGGCGTGAGATGAGTGGAACAGCCATGCCAAGACCAAGAGAGACCACTGCCCTCTGCCCTTTCTGGGAGTCACTGGGAAATCATGAGACAGGGCCCCTCAGCCTCGTCTGGTCATGTTCTTCCCCTGAAACAAACACTCGGGTGCATCCCTGACTCTTCTTTCCTGTTTATTCTCCACAGCGGCAGTGTTGTACTGTTACTTTTACAAACGGACAGCTGTGAGGCTAGGCGACCCTCGCTTCTACCAGGACTCTTTATGGCTGCGCAAGAAGTTCATGCAAGTTCAAAGGTGACCGTTTTCTGTCACATCGATGAACGCCTTTCCTTCTTGACAGAAGTCACACTGGGGGCTCTGCAGAGGGGGCAGTCGGCCGTGTGTGCTAGGAAGTAGCTTGACATTCTGAGGACAGGCCCCAGCCAGTCAGTGTGCAGCAGGTGAAGAGGCGGAGCCTCCCTCGAGCACATTAAAGTGTCCCCAGTGCAGACTCCTGAACATCATCCCTTCCCAGCCTCCTGCTGCAGCCCTGCCCCCTTTCCTTCCCGCTCTCTGCCCCACTTCTTCACCAAGGGCTCCGTGGCTTTTTCCCAAGGGAACGTTCCACTGACCCTAGTACAGGAGGAGCTCCCAGCCCCGGCTCTGTTTGCACTGCACACTGATGATTGAAGGATGCAAAGAGTGACTTTTCTGGGCTCCTGACTGAGCACACCTCAGACATTTAGATTTTATACCCAAGgtactttttttttacattgtataaataggaaataaattCTTTTCCATAAATGATGGAGTCTCTGCCTTGCTCAGTCCCTCTGTGGTTAAGAGGAATGCCAAGTCCTAGCCTAGCCTAGCCTTAGCGTCTGCTTGGTCCAGTGGGCAAATTGAGCCACAGAGCAGATATGGGTATTCCTTGAATCCCATTGTGAGTACAAGATATTTTTGCAGAAAAGATGTGATCTGatgccccacccccatctctggaGTCTCAGACTGCCATGTTTTATTCAGTCTTTCCCCCTGTCAGAGCCCAGAACTGTCCTCAGGAGAGTGAAATGTTGCCTAGCCTCTTTgggcaaaagaaattttaaacattGTTGTGCCCATAGTATCAGTTTTCTATTGCTGGAATAGTTGCGTGTAACAGCCCCACCACTACACTTGGGTGGCATGGCTCTTGAGTGTTGGGGCTCAGCTCATCTGACTGGGTTTGGGTGGTTTCTGCTGGGCTCACACACGTGTTTGTGGTCAGCTGTGGGTCAGCCATCCAGCTGTCATTATCTTGAGATCATTGACTTCTGGCTAACCTAGGCTGACCTCTGCTAGAATGACTCTGCTTCACATGACTTATTGTCCAGCAGGCTTGCCTGGGTCGGTTGACTAGACAGTGGCAGAGAAGCAGGAAATCAAGCTATAGGGGGCAACCCCAGTTTAAGCCTCTACTGTGTCTCTTCAATTCCCATTGGTCAAAGCAAATCATGTGACTGAGCCCAGTGTCGGAATGGGAAAGCGCTAGGAGGTTTCTTGGCAAAAGACATGGGTGCGGTCAGTCCGCCCCACCAGAAAGCTGCCCCATGAAACTCATTATTCAGAAGTACTTTGGCCCGGGAGTTGGCAAACTTTTCCTGTTAAaggtcagatagtaaatattttagatctTGAGGGCCATGTGGCCTCTGTTGCAATTACTCAACTTTGACATCAAagcacaaaagcagccagagATGAAACTCAGATGAATGACCCATGTCAGAAATATTTAGATTTTGTTTCAACCACATGAAAATGTAAATCTAATCTTAACTTGAGGGTCATACAAAACGGGCTAGATGTGCTCTCAGGCCATGGTATGCTGACCCCTAGTTTAGAAGCCTACAATGAAGTCCTCGGGAAAGAGAGGCTGTAGTTAATCAGCTGTGCTGTCAAGATttatcagatattttaaaagaatgttacAGAGTTCTAAGAAAATACCTAAGATATCATCCCCTATAATTGGGAGACGTGATCGAAAAAGTCCTAACAAAACCACCATCTGTGTACTGTACCTTCGTCtgtacaaaaaatgaaaatagcacaATTTTGAATCTTTTCATAAAAGCTCTTACAAGAATATTACCCCCTTTGCTCATCACAGTCCCTGATAGATAGGAGATTTTTTGTGTCCCCAAATGAATCAGGGCTGGATTGTTCTCTGCAATCTCTGCAGCTAGTAAGTACAATCAAATGTTTGTTGTCCTCACTCCCAATATAAATGGCACTTTGTAGTCCCAGGAGTCTcttgggtgtgtgtatgtgtgtatgtgtgtgtgtgtgtgttccttcctttcttcctcccttccttcccaactccctccctccctccctccctctctcttcctttgtttctttcatctTGATAGTTAATGCATTCATGTGATACAAAATTGAAGTTATATTTGTGCAATTAGTCTTCCCACTTCTGTATCTCAGTCACTGagttccttctccctcccctccttgaCAATCTACATTTACTTGCATAATTTCTTACAGTGTAAtatttcagaaacatttttacaaaagaaaaaaaaatgactacatCCTACCCCAGAAATAATATCATATCTTTGAtgctatgtatttatattttatatacagttgtGATTATGGGGACTATGCCATAAGAtagtttggtttttctttttcacttagcagtaggaatatatttttaagatgtgATGTAAATTGATTGCTTGGAGCAGTTAGTTTTCAAAgatcaaaggaagaaaataaacacttttaaaagtGCTGACTTTTAATA
This window of the Capra hircus breed San Clemente chromosome 29, ASM170441v1, whole genome shotgun sequence genome carries:
- the TMEM138 gene encoding transmembrane protein 138 isoform X1 — encoded protein: MLQTSNYSLVLSLQFLLLSYDLFVNSFSELLRAAPVIQLVLFIIQDIAVLFNIIIIFLMFFNTFVFQAGLVNLLFHKFKGTIILTAVYFALSISLHVWVMNLRWKNSNRFVWTDGLQTLFVFQRLGKNHSNLRPHFGPACGCGSEGLDPDFLAHHNWREMSGTAMPRPRETTALCPFWESLGNHETGPLSLVWSCSSPETNTRVHP
- the TMEM138 gene encoding transmembrane protein 138 isoform X2, which encodes MLQTSNYSLVLSLQFLLLSYDLFVNSFSELLRAAPVIQLVLFIIQDIAVLFNIIIIFLMFFNTFVFQAGLVNLLFHKFKGTIILTAVYFALSISLHVWVMNLRWKNSNRFVWTDGLQTLFVFQRLAAVLYCYFYKRTAVRLGDPRFYQDSLWLRKKFMQVQR